Genomic segment of Leopardus geoffroyi isolate Oge1 chromosome B2, O.geoffroyi_Oge1_pat1.0, whole genome shotgun sequence:
TTGTTTATAATTCCTATAAAAAGCAGAGATACTGTATTTAGAAAGTACTTacaaaagaggtttttttcaTCTAATTTAGAGTTCGTTGTCGAAATGCTGGTCCTGTAGCTTTGGCTGAGAAGAGCATTGCCCAAGTTGCAGAAAAATTCGTATTAAGAGGTTACTGTCCAAATTGCAACCAAGTCTTTGCGGATGAAACCAGTACCCGAAATCACAAGCAGAATTCAGGGCACAAAGTCCGAGTCATTACCTCAATGGAAGAATCAGTCTTACTTTATTGCCATAGCAGTGAAGGGAACAAACCTTCTTCTGACTTGAATCTCTTGCTAGATCGATCAAAATTTTCATCACTTAAAAGAACCATGTCTGTTCAAGAATCTAACTCACAGGATTGCACCACTGTTCCAAAAAAGAAGATGAATTTAGAAGGTAAAAGCCACGAAGGTACAGTTTGTGTTcagaaagaaaagtcatttgTTAAAACCTGGTTTTGTGAATGCCATCAACAATTCCCAAGTGAAGATGCAGtggaaaaacatgttttctcaGCAAACACAATGTGTTATAAGTGTGTGGTCTGTGGAAAGGTATGTGAAGATTCAGGGGTCATCCGTTTACATATGAGCCGGATTCATGGAGGGGCACatttaaataactttcttttctgGTGTCGGACATGCAAAAAGGAGTTAGCAAGAAAAGAGACTATCATGGCACATGTGACTGAATTTCATAATGGACACAGATATTTTTATGAGACGGATGAAGTAGAAGGTGAAACTTTGCCAACATCCTCTGCAACATTGGTGAGTAATTTGACTGCTAAGAATCCTTCTTCAACTATTACTATTATTGATCATTCTCCAGCAAATAGTCCTCCAAGGGGTAAATGGCAGTGCCGAATTTGTGAAGATATGTTTGATTCCCAGGACTGTGTAAAACAGCATTGCATGTCTTTAGCAAGTCACCAGTTTCATAGATACAGCTGTGCCCATTGCAAAAAGACTTTTCACAAGGTAGAAACACTGTACCGACATTGCCAAGATGAGCATAACAATGAGATAAAAGTTAAGTACTTCTGTGGGCTTTGTGATCTTACCTTTAATGTGGAAGAAGCATTTTTAAGTCATTATAAGGAGCACCACAGCACAGATTATGTGTTTGTGTCAGAAAAAACTGAAACTTCAATTAAAACTGAGAATGACTTTCCAGTAATAGAGACCAGTAACCTGTTAACCTGTGGTTGCCGTGAGAGTTACATCTGTAAAGTTAACAGAAAGGAAGATTATGGTAGATGTCTCCAAATCATGCTGGATAAAGGTAAACTGTGGTTTCGCTGCACCTTGTGTTCAGCAACAGCACAGAATGTAACTGACATCAATACTCACATCCATGAAgtgcacagagaagaaaagagtgaggaggaagaggagcaaCGGTATGTCATCAAGTGTGGCACTTGCACCAAAGTGTTTCACGATCCTGAGAGTGCTCAGCAGCACTTCCATAGAAAACACTGCTTTTTACGGAAACCCAGTCTGGCTCATTTCGGATCTGAGAAAACAAGCCTGTACAAGTTTGCTGCCAGTGCCTCACGTCCagagagaaaactaaaacagGCAGTAAGCCATCCAAAAAATtcagagatggagaagggagCCGAGAATGACCTAAGCTGTCAGAATATAGGTATGGCATTACAACTCTAATGTCTGTGCAGATTTCACATACTGATAGAGAAGCATACATGTATTGTAGCcatccttgtttttaaatttatttattttgagagtgtccACACAagcggggaggaggcagagagaaaatcccaagcaggccctgcactgtcagtgcagagcccaatacagggctgcATCTCActaatccatgagatcatgacctgagcccaaatcaagagttgacacttggggcacctgggtggctcagtcggttgagtgtccaacttcagctcaggtcatgatctcacagttcatgagttcaagccccgcatcaggctctgtgtgcagacagctcggagcctggagccagcttcagattctgtgtcttcctctctctctgccctacccagTCTCActccctctatcaaaaataaacaaacattaaaaaaaaaaaaagggttgacATTTCACCGAATGGGCCACCCGGGTGCACCTGTGGCCATCATTTTTGTGAAAGCTAATAATGATTCAGTTTTGAAGTAAGAAACATGGTGGGATGATACAGTAATCATTATAGCATATACTTTTGAGGGATATGTATTCCTAAATACGAATACATACTAgtgtttaaatattcatttaactaCTCTAAACTTAAGGGAACAAAGAGTATATATTAGATTTAAACACTATGTATTTAAGAtaacattgtcttttcttttataagaagCATGGGAATtttgagagatgaagaaaattgaTAGTCTTTCTGAAAGtcagatttaaaatttatatatatatgtgtatgtatgtatatatatatatatatatatatatatatatatatataaatgttatccTTAACATTTAGATTCTTCTTATCATTTAGAAGGTTCATTAAGAAGATAAATCCAGTGAActctttgtgtttatattttgactttattcttttgttgttggcagattctttttttttatttaattaaacttgtttttttattccagcatagttaacatagtgttatattcatctcaggtgtacagtatagtgattgaACAGTTCTATACAGAACTCGgtgcttatcatgataagtgtactgtTAATCCCCTTACCTATTTCACTTAtcctccccatccacctcccctctgataaccactaGTTTTCTATATTCAGagtctgatttttgtcttttttttgtttggttggtttcttaaattacacatgagtgaaatcgtatggtatttgtctttctctgactgacttatttcccttagtatTATACCGTCTAGATCCatacatgttgcaaatggcaagatttcattctcttttatggctaatattccattgtatatatacaccacttcttctttatccattcatctatccgtggacacttgggttgtatTTAtaagttggctattgtaaatactgcagtaaacataggggtccatatatctttttgaattagtgttttcatattcttcaggtaattagtagtggaattactggatcatatggtaattctatttttaatttttcaaagaatctcCATATTTTCCAtcgtggctgtaccagtttgcattgccaccaacagtgtatgagggttcctttttctccacatcctcatatTTTGGCTTTATTCCGTAATTATGAGAAATCTTAATGTTCACTtcagaatttatatatttttgttatgatTTTCTGGAAAGCAGAGCTTTTACTTAGACTTAAAATAGCAATTAGAAGTAGAGTTACAAATGGTAGCAGGAAACCAAGGAGAAAATTGAGGTATAGATCCCTTTGTACTTAATCTAGATAAGACTCCCTAAGTGTAGGTGTGCTGGGTGGCTTaggtgctgtcaacacagagcgagctttggattctttctcgccctctctctctgcccctcccccctcaaaataaataaataaacttaaaaaaaaaagagtaagtctAGAAGAGGacaatggttttattttgtttagaagtATAATTTGTCATGgttagaatataattttaagtccatattcttttaaataaatatgagctCTTGGTAAGTTACACAGTGTAGAGAGGGGACAATGAGGATATGTGAAAATTTtggctaaaatttttttataaactatttttatgaCCTACTGAGTTTATACAGGCTTGCTGTATATAGCATTTGTAGATCTTAGCATCATCTTTAGTCATGGCATGTTTTATGTAAGAAATGATTACATGACATACTATCAACTCATTCAGTTCTACTTTTAACAGTGAAGCAGTGATTACACTGTTTTTATGTTCTCTTgtgcttttctcttgttctccCGATTACTTTTGGAAATTTATGTCGGTCTGTGTTTGATAGATGATTGTAGTATCTAAATCTACAATTactaagaattaaaagaaattttttttccttagtaatttctacaccgtgtggggcttgaactcacagctccatgatcaagagtcacatgctccactgactgagctagccaggggCCCTTACAATTACTAAGAATTTTAAGACAAGATAAAAGAAGATAGGTGGCTTGGAAATGGGAGAGGATGGCAGTGCAGTATATTTGAGGGAGGCTGTATTAGATGGAACAGAACCtagtcattttgaaaataatttaaaatgttaaggtTTGCATTGGTACACTAGAAACTTTAAGGCCTTATCAAgatagaaaattatgaaagaagtGAAAGAGATGGAGAACAAGAGTTGGAGAATGgtggaagaagaaagaacttAAGAGAACCAAGAAAGATGTGTTTATGGTAGGAGGTGCTGATGTGCCACCAGCACCTATTATGCACCACTTTATGGTAGAGGGttgtcatttatttcatttgtgcTATGTAGGGTTTTTAATCACATAGCTAGCAGGTTACTAATAAATCAGTCTAGATTGGGAAAAGAGCATAATTCTGGTGGGGAGAAGTTCTTACCAGGTaaccttgaaattttattttaatatatatattttaaatgtttttagttatttttgagaggtgagggagcatgagcaggggaggggcagaaagaggggggacagaggacccaaagcagactccaggatgtcagcatagagcccagtttggggcttaaactttcacaaactgtgagatcatgacctgagccgaagttggatgcttaactgactgagccacccacgtgccccaccttgaaattttatttgatgGATGGTGCAAGTTTTTGGTTTTTCAGCCTTAAAACTTGGTCTTTTAGTGCTCCcagtacattattttttaattatcaattattttattattattttattatattttattattataaacaacTTTTAAAGAAAGTCTTAGCTATAACAGATTTGGTAATGATGGAAGTAATTTTGGAAGTGGTGGAAGCTATAATGATTTTGGCAGTTATAACAGTCTTCAAATTTGGGAcccatgaaaagagaaaagagacagaagctCTGGCCCCTATGGTAGTACAGGCCAATACTTTGCCAATCTACAAAACTAAGATGGCTATGGCAgttccagcagcagcagtagctatAGTAGCGGCAGATTTCAATTACTGCCAGGAAACAGcttagcaggagaggagagccagagaagtGACAGGGAAGGTGTAAGTTACATGGATTTGTGGACTCAGACCAGCATATTGGTGGCAGAGCCTAGCTGCTACATACAAAGAAGACATGTTTTAGGCAATATTCATGTGTATGGGCAAAAAAATTGAGGACTGTATTTCTTACTAATTGTGtgacaggttttttttattttttaaaaaaatttttaatgtttatttttgagagagagcagtgtacatgcaagtgggggagaggcagagagagatgaagacacagaatccaaagcaggctccaggctctgagctgtcagcacagagcccaatgcagggcttgaatccacaagcaatgagatcatgacctgagccaaagttggatgctcaaccaactgagccacctcagttgttttttttttttgttttttttttttaattaaaaagagaaagacaggctTAGCATCAATGGCATGTATTtatagaaagaataataaaattttggaagtattcagaatattttttatctGGTGTAAATATACTGTATCATGTATAGGTTTGGATCTCATGAAAAGgtttaaatagaaattaataatattcaagattaatatttttgcatattcTCTAGTATCTTTTAAACTTGAGAAATTAAAGCGTTTTAGCTAATTCTTACCAATTTCATgttaatgtttctcttttcagATGAAGAAGTTGTTGAACTTCCAGATTTGGATTATCTGCGAACCATGACTCATATAGTCTTTGTAGACTTTGATAACTGGTCAAACTTTTTTGGTCATCTACCAGGGCATCTTAACCAAGGAACATTCATCTGGGGCTTTCAAGGTATGATTGATAAGGAAAACATCTGATaccttctcctcttttctccattAGAATATGTTCCACATTAAAAGGATTGCTCTTGAACCTTCTTGAATAGAACATACAAACATAATTGCAATATTGTCACTTTGCGTTGTAGCTACTTTgccagaatatttttctctttacatttctttgtggtGAATGTTAGCTCTCTTTGGTGACCTAAAGTTTGTGGATCTTTTGATACATattgaaaaaacatttattcagcacctaccatgtgccaggtactaatGCTTGGTATTAACCCATGCTTACTGATTATTATATTTATCTCCTTCTTAAAACATAAGGCAGGATGCatgagaagtttattttttccaaagtgtaaaactaataaataatagAGTTAGCTTTTGAACTTGGACCGCTTGGCTACAGAACTAGTATGATTTTCAAATTGCCATAATTGCCTCTTCAGTTCATCCTTACTGAACTGAAGTTCATAAATACGCAACTTCATCTAAATATTTCTTTACAAACCATTGACCAAACAGGGAGAGAGATGACTATGATTTACAGAAGTTTAGTATAGTGAGCATCCAATAAACTTTATGTTTGATAGGCAACAGCATATAAGAGGatgatttggggtgcctgggtgctcagttgacagctcaggtcatgatctcacggttcgtgggattgaaccctgtgttgggcactgcactgacagcatgttgcctgcttgggattctctctgtccttcccccgcacctcacactctctctctctctctctctcaaaataagtaaataagcattttaaaaataattttacaaaaacaaagaggagaaCTGGATTTAGGATAGAGACATACCGAccgcaaaaaaattaaaaaagaaacgtACTGACCTGGATAAATACTCTAGTACAACCTTTTAGTAaatttagctttgctgattgccTATCATTTCTATCCACTGAATAGTCTTGacatatttgttaaaaacaaaacaaaacaaaacaaaattaatgctTACATTTATATGGAATTATACCAGTCAGAGACTCCTTACACATAATTACTTTTGATTTTCCTTAACATAACCTATGAGTTTTCAGATTAATGGGCAGATGCAGGGAAGGTGGCCTACTTTGCCAAGATTGTAAAGCAACAAGATGGTGATGCCTATACTAGAACTGAGTTCTGCATTCTAATCTAGTACTTGCCCTCTAAAACAATCtttttctagtgtattttttcttGATAGAGCTTTCAGTTGTAGCTATGTTCagttctctttttgtctctgttt
This window contains:
- the ZNF451 gene encoding E3 SUMO-protein ligase ZNF451 isoform X2 — translated: MGDPGSEIIESVPPAGPEASESTTDENEDDIQFVSEGPLRPVLEYIDLISSDDEEPSTSHSDDNVKHKDYIDHQKDKVALTLARLARHVEVEKQQKEEKNRAFREKIDFQHAHGLQELEFIRGHSDTEAARLCVDQWLKMPGLKTGTINSGKKSSFRRGGQMQVSGKPILCPIMHCNKEFDNGHLLLGHLKRFDHSPCDPTITLHGPFVNSFACVVCYKNFVTQQQYRDHLFAKEAADDGHKNNLLPQIIQCFACPNCFLLFSSKDECLKHMSGKNHFHQNFKLSDDKGIAQPISFPSFAKKLLISLCKDVPFQVKCVACHQTLRSHMELTAHFRVRCRNAGPVALAEKSIAQVAEKFVLRGYCPNCNQVFADETSTRNHKQNSGHKVRVITSMEESVLLYCHSSEGNKPSSDLNLLLDRSKFSSLKRTMSVQESNSQDCTTVPKKKMNLEGKSHEGTVCVQKEKSFVKTWFCECHQQFPSEDAVEKHVFSANTMCYKCVVCGKVCEDSGVIRLHMSRIHGGAHLNNFLFWCRTCKKELARKETIMAHVTEFHNGHRYFYETDEVEGETLPTSSATLVSNLTAKNPSSTITIIDHSPANSPPRGKWQCRICEDMFDSQDCVKQHCMSLASHQFHRYSCAHCKKTFHKVETLYRHCQDEHNNEIKVKYFCGLCDLTFNVEEAFLSHYKEHHSTDYVFVSEKTETSIKTENDFPVIETSNLLTCGCRESYICKVNRKEDYGRCLQIMLDKGKLWFRCTLCSATAQNVTDINTHIHEVHREEKSEEEEEQRYVIKCGTCTKVFHDPESAQQHFHRKHCFLRKPSLAHFGSEKTSLYKFAASASRPERKLKQAVSHPKNSEMEKGAENDLSCQNIDEEVVELPDLDYLRTMTHIVFVDFDNWSNFFGHLPGHLNQGTFIWGFQGGNTNWKPPLNCKIYNYLNRIGCFFLHPRCSKRKDAADFAICMHAGRLDEQLPKQIPFTILSGDQGFLELENQFKKTQRPAHILNPHHLEGDMMCALLNSISDTTKECDSDDNLGIKNTSIEEEFTSTEDVELEEAIRRSLEEM
- the ZNF451 gene encoding E3 SUMO-protein ligase ZNF451 isoform X6 encodes the protein MGDPGSEIIESVPPAGPEASESTTDENEDDIQFVSEGPLRPVLEYIDLISSDDEEPSTSHSDDNVKHKDYIDHQKDKVALTLARLARHVEVEKQQKEEKNRAFREKIDFQHAHGLQELEFIRGHSDTEAARLCVDQWLKMPGLKTGTINSGKKSSFRRGGQMQVSGKPILCPIMHCNKEFDNGHLLLGHLKRFDHSPCDPTITLHGPFVNSFACVVCYKNFVTQQQYRDHLFAKEAADDGHKNNLLPQIIQCFACPNCFLLFSSKDECLKHMSGKNHFHQNFKLSDDKGIAQPISFPSFAKKLLISLCKDVPFQVKCVACHQTLRSHMELTAHFRVRCRNAGPVALAEKSIAQVAEKFVLRGYCPNCNQVFADETSTRNHKQNSGHKVRVITSMEESVLLYCHSSEGNKPSSDLNLLLDRSKFSSLKRTMSVQESNSQDCTTVPKKKMNLEGKSHEGTVCVQKEKSFVKTWFCECHQQFPSEDAVEKHVFSANTMCYKCVVCGKVCEDSGVIRLHMSRIHGGAHLNNFLFWCRTCKKELARKETIMAHVTEFHNGHRYFYETDEVEGETLPTSSATLVSNLTAKNPSSTITIIDHSPANSPPRGKWQCRICEDMFDSQDCVKQHCMSLASHQFHRYSCAHCKKTFHKVETLYRHCQDEHNNEIKVKYFCGLCDLTFNVEEAFLSHYKEHHSTDYVFVSEKTETSIKTENDFPVIETSNLLTCGCRESYICKVNRKEDYGRCLQIMLDKGKLWFRCTLCSATAQNVTDINTHIHEVHREEKSEEEEEQRYVIKCGTCTKVFHDPESAQQHFHRKHCFLRKPSLAHFGSEKTSLYKFAASASRPERKLKQAVSHPKNSEMEKGAENDLSCQNIDEEVVELPDLDYLRTMTHIVFVDFDNWSNFFGHLPGHLNQGTFIWGFQGGNTNWKPPLNCKIYNYLNRIGCFFLHPRCSKRKDAADFAICMHNVIVMITWV
- the ZNF451 gene encoding E3 SUMO-protein ligase ZNF451 isoform X3, which gives rise to MGDPGSEIIESVPPAGPEASESTTDENEDDIQFVSEGPLRPVLEYIDLISSDDEEPSTSHSDDNVKHKDYIDHQKDKVALTLARLARHVEVEKQQKEEKNRAFREKIDFQHAHGLQELEFIRGHSDTEAARLCVDQWLKMPGLKTGTINSGKKSSFRRGGQMQVSGKPILCPIMHCNKEFDNGHLLLGHLKRFDHSPCDPTITLHGPFVNSFACVVCYKNFVTQQQYRDHLFAKEAADDGHKNNLLPQIIQCFACPNCFLLFSSKDECLKHMSGKNHFHQNFKLSDDKGIAQPISFPSFAKKLLISLCKDVPFQVKCVACHQTLRSHMELTAHFRVRCRNAGPVALAEKSIAQVAEKFVLRGYCPNCNQVFADETSTRNHKQNSGHKVRVITSMEESVLLYCHSSEGNKPSSDLNLLLDRSKFSSLKRTMSVQESNSQDCTTVPKKKMNLEGKSHEGTVCVQKEKSFVKTWFCECHQQFPSEDAVEKHVFSANTMCYKCVVCGKVCEDSGVIRLHMSRIHGGAHLNNFLFWCRTCKKELARKETIMAHVTEFHNGHRYFYETDEVEGETLPTSSATLVSNLTAKNPSSTITIIDHSPANSPPRGKWQCRICEDMFDSQDCVKQHCMSLASHQFHRYSCAHCKKTFHKVETLYRHCQDEHNNEIKVKYFCGLCDLTFNVEEAFLSHYKEHHSTDYVFVSEKTETSIKTENDFPVIETSNLLTCGCRESYICKVNRKEDYGRCLQIMLDKGKLWFRCTLCSATAQNVTDINTHIHEVHREEKSEEEEEQRYVIKCGTCTKVFHDPESAQQHFHRKHCFLRKPSLAHFGSEKTSLYKFAASASRPERKLKQAVSHPKNSEMEKGAENDLSCQNIDEEVVELPDLDYLRTMTHIVFVDFDNWSNFFGHLPGHLNQGTFIWGFQGGNTNWKPPLNCKIYNYLNRIGCFFLHPRCSKRKDAADFAICMHAGRLDEQLPKQIPFTILSGDQGFLELENQFKKTQRPAHILNPHHLEGDMMCALLNSISDTTKECDSDDNLGIKNTSIEEEFTSTEVTSPALLPKKERHRA
- the ZNF451 gene encoding E3 SUMO-protein ligase ZNF451 isoform X8, whose protein sequence is MGDPGSEIIESVPPAGPEASESTTDENEDDIQFVSEGPLRPVLEYIDLISSDDEEPSTSHSDDNVKHKDYIDHQKDKVALTLARLARHVEVEKQQKEEKNRAFREKIDFQHAHGLQELEFIRGHSDTEAARLCVDQWLKMPGLKTGTINSGKKSSFRRGGQMQVSGKPILCPIMHCNKEFDNGHLLLGHLKRFDHSPCDPTITLHGPFVNSFACVVCYKNFVTQQQYRDHLFAKEAADDGHKNNLLPQIIQCFACPNCFLLFSSKDECLKHMSGKNHFHQNFKLSDDKGIAQPISFPSFAKKLLISLCKDVPFQVKCVACHQTLRSHMELTAHFRVRCRNAGPVALAEKSIAQVAEKFVLRGYCPNCNQVFADETSTRNHKQNSGHKVRVITSMEESVLLYCHSSEGNKPSSDLNLLLDRSKFSSLKRTMSVQESNSQDCTTVPKKKMNLEGKSHEGTVCVQKEKSFVKTWFCECHQQFPSEDAVEKHVFSANTMCYKCVVCGKVCEDSGVIRLHMSRIHGGAHLNNFLFWCRTCKKELARKETIMAHVTEFHNGHRYFYETDEVEGETLPTSSATLVSNLTAKNPSSTITIIDHSPANSPPRGKWQCRICEDMFDSQDCVKQHCMSLASHQFHRYSCAHCKKTFHKVETLYRHCQDEHNNEIKVKYFCGLCDLTFNVEEAFLSHYKEHHSTDYVFVSEKTETSIKTENDFPVIETSNLLTCGCRESYICKVNRKEDYGRCLQIMLDKGKLWFRCTLCSATAQNVTDINTHIHEVHREEKSEEEEEQRYVIKCGTCTKVFHDPESAQQHFHRKHCFLRKPSLAHFGSEKTSLYKFAASASRPERKLKQAVSHPKNSEMEKGAENDLSCQNIDEEVVELPDLDYLRTMTHIVFVDFDNWSNFFGHLPGHLNQGTFIWGFQECDSDDNLGIKNTSIEEEFTSTEDVELEEAIRRSLEEM
- the ZNF451 gene encoding E3 SUMO-protein ligase ZNF451 isoform X9 translates to MGDPGSEIIESVPPAGPEASESTTDENEDDIQFVSEGPLRPVLEYIDLISSDDEEPSTSHSDDNVKHKDYIDHQKDKVALTLARLARHVEVEKQQKEEKNRAFREKIDFQHAHGLQELEFIRGHSDTEAARLCVDQWLKMPGLKTGTINSGKKSSFRRGGQMQVSGKPILCPIMHCNKEFDNGHLLLGHLKRFDHSPCDPTITLHGPFVNSFACVVCYKNFVTQQQYRDHLFAKEAADDGHKNNLLPQIIQCFACPNCFLLFSSKDECLKHMSGKNHFHQNFKLSDDKGIAQPISFPSFAKKLLISLCKDVPFQVKCVACHQTLRSHMELTAHFRVRCRNAGPVALAEKSIAQVAEKFVLRGYCPNCNQVFADETSTRNHKQNSGHKVRVITSMEESVLLYCHSSEGNKPSSDLNLLLDRSKFSSLKRTMSVQESNSQDCTTVPKKKMNLEGKSHEGTVCVQKEKSFVKTWFCECHQQFPSEDAVEKHVFSANTMCYKCVVCGKVCEDSGVIRLHMSRIHGGAHLNNFLFWCRTCKKELARKETIMAHVTEFHNGHRYFYETDEVEGETLPTSSATLVSNLTAKNPSSTITIIDHSPANSPPRGKWQCRICEDMFDSQDCVKQHCMSLASHQFHRYSCAHCKKTFHKVETLYRHCQDEHNNEIKVKYFCGLCDLTFNVEEAFLSHYKEHHSTDYVFVSEKTETSIKTENDFPVIETSNLLTCGCRESYICKVNRKEDYGRCLQIMLDKGKLWFRCTLCSATAQNVTDINTHIHEVHREEKSEEEEEQRYVIKCGTCTKVFHDPESAQQHFHRKHCFLRKPSLAHFGSEKTSLYKFAASASRPERKLKQAVSHPKNSEMEKGAENDLSCQNIDEEVVELPDLDYLRTMTHIVFVDFDNWSNFFGHLPGHLNQGTFIWGFQECDSDDNLGIKNTSIEEEFTSTEVTSPALLPKKERHRA
- the ZNF451 gene encoding E3 SUMO-protein ligase ZNF451 isoform X4, with protein sequence MGDPGSEEGPLRPVLEYIDLISSDDEEPSTSHSDDNVKHKDYIDHQKDKVALTLARLARHVEVEKQQKEEKNRAFREKIDFQHAHGLQELEFIRGHSDTEAARLCVDQWLKMPGLKTGTINSGKKSSFRRGGQMQVSGKPILCPIMHCNKEFDNGHLLLGHLKRFDHSPCDPTITLHGPFVNSFACVVCYKNFVTQQQYRDHLFAKEAADDGHKNNLLPQIIQCFACPNCFLLFSSKDECLKHMSGKNHFHQNFKLSDDKGIAQPISFPSFAKKLLISLCKDVPFQVKCVACHQTLRSHMELTAHFRVRCRNAGPVALAEKSIAQVAEKFVLRGYCPNCNQVFADETSTRNHKQNSGHKVRVITSMEESVLLYCHSSEGNKPSSDLNLLLDRSKFSSLKRTMSVQESNSQDCTTVPKKKMNLEGKSHEGTVCVQKEKSFVKTWFCECHQQFPSEDAVEKHVFSANTMCYKCVVCGKVCEDSGVIRLHMSRIHGGAHLNNFLFWCRTCKKELARKETIMAHVTEFHNGHRYFYETDEVEGETLPTSSATLVSNLTAKNPSSTITIIDHSPANSPPRGKWQCRICEDMFDSQDCVKQHCMSLASHQFHRYSCAHCKKTFHKVETLYRHCQDEHNNEIKVKYFCGLCDLTFNVEEAFLSHYKEHHSTDYVFVSEKTETSIKTENDFPVIETSNLLTCGCRESYICKVNRKEDYGRCLQIMLDKGKLWFRCTLCSATAQNVTDINTHIHEVHREEKSEEEEEQRYVIKCGTCTKVFHDPESAQQHFHRKHCFLRKPSLAHFGSEKTSLYKFAASASRPERKLKQAVSHPKNSEMEKGAENDLSCQNIDEEVVELPDLDYLRTMTHIVFVDFDNWSNFFGHLPGHLNQGTFIWGFQGGNTNWKPPLNCKIYNYLNRIGCFFLHPRCSKRKDAADFAICMHAGRLDEQLPKQIPFTILSGDQGFLELENQFKKTQRPAHILNPHHLEGDMMCALLNSISDTTKECDSDDNLGIKNTSIEEEFTSTEVTSPALLPKKDVELEEAIRRSLEEM
- the ZNF451 gene encoding E3 SUMO-protein ligase ZNF451 isoform X5, whose amino-acid sequence is MGDPGSEEGPLRPVLEYIDLISSDDEEPSTSHSDDNVKHKDYIDHQKDKVALTLARLARHVEVEKQQKEEKNRAFREKIDFQHAHGLQELEFIRGHSDTEAARLCVDQWLKMPGLKTGTINSGKKSSFRRGGQMQVSGKPILCPIMHCNKEFDNGHLLLGHLKRFDHSPCDPTITLHGPFVNSFACVVCYKNFVTQQQYRDHLFAKEAADDGHKNNLLPQIIQCFACPNCFLLFSSKDECLKHMSGKNHFHQNFKLSDDKGIAQPISFPSFAKKLLISLCKDVPFQVKCVACHQTLRSHMELTAHFRVRCRNAGPVALAEKSIAQVAEKFVLRGYCPNCNQVFADETSTRNHKQNSGHKVRVITSMEESVLLYCHSSEGNKPSSDLNLLLDRSKFSSLKRTMSVQESNSQDCTTVPKKKMNLEGKSHEGTVCVQKEKSFVKTWFCECHQQFPSEDAVEKHVFSANTMCYKCVVCGKVCEDSGVIRLHMSRIHGGAHLNNFLFWCRTCKKELARKETIMAHVTEFHNGHRYFYETDEVEGETLPTSSATLVSNLTAKNPSSTITIIDHSPANSPPRGKWQCRICEDMFDSQDCVKQHCMSLASHQFHRYSCAHCKKTFHKVETLYRHCQDEHNNEIKVKYFCGLCDLTFNVEEAFLSHYKEHHSTDYVFVSEKTETSIKTENDFPVIETSNLLTCGCRESYICKVNRKEDYGRCLQIMLDKGKLWFRCTLCSATAQNVTDINTHIHEVHREEKSEEEEEQRYVIKCGTCTKVFHDPESAQQHFHRKHCFLRKPSLAHFGSEKTSLYKFAASASRPERKLKQAVSHPKNSEMEKGAENDLSCQNIDEEVVELPDLDYLRTMTHIVFVDFDNWSNFFGHLPGHLNQGTFIWGFQGGNTNWKPPLNCKIYNYLNRIGCFFLHPRCSKRKDAADFAICMHAGRLDEQLPKQIPFTILSGDQGFLELENQFKKTQRPAHILNPHHLEGDMMCALLNSISDTTKECDSDDNLGIKNTSIEEEFTSTEDVELEEAIRRSLEEM